One Engystomops pustulosus chromosome 7, aEngPut4.maternal, whole genome shotgun sequence DNA window includes the following coding sequences:
- the NAXE gene encoding NAD(P)H-hydrate epimerase, with protein MYGIRALFGLGLLVGGARLGVRAQTCLRAAGDGKTPCRQYRAGAAMAGALKYLSQEEAQAVDEELFNEYKFSVDQLMELAGLSCATAIAKAYPVSSFASGLPTVLVICGPGNNGGDGLVCARHLKLFGYEPAIHYPKRPNKTLFENLTTQCQKMDIPFLTDFPQEAEVIDGAYNLVIDAIFGFSFKGAVREPFGSILSTLKRITIPIASVDIPSGWDVEKGNPDGVQPDTLISLTAPKKSAVHFSGRYHYLGGRFVPMALQKKYNLNLPEYPDTECVHRLL; from the exons ATGTACGGGATCCGGGCACTATTCGGCCTCGGCCTCCTGGTTGGGGGCGCTCGGCTGGGTGTGAGGGCGCAGACCTGTCTGCGGGCGGCGGGGGACGGGAAAACTCCGTGCAGGCAATACCGAGCCGGGGCAGCCATGGCGGGGGCGCTCAAATACCTGAG TCAGGAGGAGGCGCAGGCGGTGGACGAGGAGCTGTTCAATGAGTACAAGTTCAGTGtggatcagctgatggagctggCAGGACTGAGCTGTGCCACAGCCATTGCCAAG GCTTATCCTGTCAGCTCCTTCGCGTCCGGCCTGCCCACCGTCCTCGTTATCTGTGGCCCAGGAAACAACGGCGGAGACGGACTGGTGTGCGCCAGGCACCTGAAGCTCTTT GGCTACGAGCCGGCCATACATTACCCCAAGCGCCCAAACAAGACCCTCTTTGAGAATTTAACCACACAGTGTCAAAAGATGGACATCCCCTTCCTGACCGACTTCCCGCAGGAG GCCGAGGTCATCGATGGAGCCTACAACTTGGTCATTGATGCCATTTTTGGCTTTAGCTTCAAGGGTGCAGTGCGGGAACCCTTCGGCAGCATCCTGAGTACACTGAAACGCATCACCATACCCATTGCCAGCGTAGATATCCCATCAG GATGGGATGTGGAGAAGGGTAACCCGGATGGTGTACAGCCGGACACGCTCATCTCTCTGACGGCCCCCAAGAAGTCGGCCGTTCACTTCTCCGGTCGTTACCACTACCTGGGCGGCCGCTTTGTCCCTATGGCCTTACAGAAGAAGTACAACCTGAATCTCCCGGAGTATCCGGATACAGAATGTGTCCACAGACTTCTCTGA
- the TTC24 gene encoding tetratricopeptide repeat protein 24 isoform X2 — protein MASEDLQTEPPNPEDSGPPPESRPVRKKKKKVTEEMKPSMENGGRKDEDTAASQAEIEDLTKTGHKSLTSGNLEVAMSCFKRAFLLSLSTKQKAVQRACAFNLGAVYIETGKPEKGLEFLLKSQPKDEDGEEPSGDLYFNLGTAYESLQDFPRALEHFRKAVLLYKPTQLGSEADAHMKMGYCYVSMKDKARAAQCFQQAADCYMETQRLDMAAIALNEAANYMLQSQCYDSGHVLRILNEARMVCGQVTRKDLLGLLGNRRAQGQCFGNLAYALSQLEEHESAGEYYLHSLQAFKDSDDVHGQWQACEGLGAARFRLGDPEKAVLYYKQALALLSKAKEDSGNAQERIVNKLTDALQYKLSVGRHHGGGLPSAPLRGFAGKVPGVKLMRHPSSVRQGYATMMHMPPQDAPHSQRPSRRLIHPPQPEEMYATIKTRATTRSNGQPYPENHTSDGAGEEEEEEDSDTLTVVTNAYSEDCEETDTGAAMCAANHPQANSNLNNTYLHPEPFYQNCALQDTQKSNHDYETLKLQTLTAERNVDASSNCLHVPIPEHVEKPRRSRLHSRMCNIM, from the exons ATGGCTTCCGAGGACTTGCAGACGGAGCCACCAAACCCTGAAGACTCTGGGCCACCGCCGGAGTCTCGCCCTGTgaggaagaaaaagaagaaagtaACGGAGGAGATGAAACCATCCATGGAGAACGGTGGGAGGAAGGATGAGGACACCGCTGCTTCTCAGGCCGAGATAGAAGATCTGACCAAGACAGGACACAAGTCCTTGACTTCAGGGAACCTGGAGGTGGCCATGTCGTGTTTCAAGAGGGCCTTCCTATTGTCACTGAGCACAAAACAGAAAGCGGTCCAGAGGGCCTGTGCCTTTAACCTGGGCGCTGTGTACATAGAGACTGGGAAGCCGGAGAAGGGGTTGGAGTTCCTCCTTAAGTCCCAACCGAAGGATGAAGATGGAGAAGAACCCAGTGGAGACCTTTACTTCAACCTAGGCACGGCTTACGAATCCTTACAAGATTTCCCAAGGGCTCTAGAACATTTTAGGAAAGCGGTTCTCCTCTACAAACCAACACAGCTGGGCAGCGAGGCTGACGCTCACATGAAGATGGGGTACTGCTATGTCAGCATGAAGGACAAGGCCCGAGCTGCTCAGTGCTTCCAACAAGCTGCAGATTGCTACATGGAAACTCAGAGGCTGGATATGGCGGCCATAGCACTCAACGAGGCCGCTAACTACATGCTACAAAGCCAGTGCTACGACTCAGGACATGTCCTCCGGATACTCAATGAGGCCAGAATGGTGTGCGGGCAAGTCACCAGGAAAGACCTGCTGG GTTTGCTGGGTAACCGCAGGGCGCAGGGACAGTGTTTTGGAAACTTGGCCTATGCTCTGAGTCAGCTGGAGGAGCACGAGTCCGCAGGAGAGTATTACCTGCACTCACTGCAGGCCTTCAAGGATTCAG ATGATGTCCATGGTCAGTGGCAGGCGTGTGAAGGACTCGGAGCTGCCAGATTCCGGCTGGGCGATCCCGAGAAGGCCGTCCTGTACTACAAGCAGGCTCTGGCCCTACTCTCCAAAGCCAAG GAAGACTCGGGCAACGCTCAGGAACGTATAGTGAACAAGCTGACCGATGCCCTCCAGTACAAGCTGTCTGTAGGTCGGCACCATGGGGGAGGACTACCCTCCGCTCCGCTG AGAGGTTTCGCTGGGAAGGTCCCTGGGGTAAAGCTCATGAGACATCCCTCAAGCGTGCGCCAGGGATATGCCACCATGATGCACATGCCTCCACAAGATGCCCCACA TTCTCAAAGACCGTCCAGAAGATTGATCCATCCGCCACAGCCTGAAGAGATGTATGCAACTATCAAAACCAGGGCTACCACCCGGAGCAACGGGCAGCCGTACCCAGAAAACCACACATCAG ATGgagccggagaggaggaggaggaggaggactccgACACCCTGACTGTGGTAACTAACGCCTACTCCGAGGACTGCGAGGAGACCGACACCGGAGCCGCCATGTGTGCTGCAAATCACCCGCAGGCCAACAG CAATCTGAATAATACCTACCTGCATCCAGAGCCTTTCTACCAGAACTGTGCcctgcaggatacacagaaaa GCAATCATGACTATGAGACGCTAAAGCTGCAGACACTGACAGCAGAGAG GAATGTGGATGCGTCCTCAAATTGTCTTCATGTACCCATACCAGAACATGTTGAAAAGCCAAGGAGATCCAGACTCCACTCCAGGATGTGTAACATCATGTGA
- the TTC24 gene encoding tetratricopeptide repeat protein 24 isoform X1, with product MASEDLQTEPPNPEDSGPPPESRPVRKKKKKVTEEMKPSMENGGRKDEDTAASQAEIEDLTKTGHKSLTSGNLEVAMSCFKRAFLLSLSTKQKAVQRACAFNLGAVYIETGKPEKGLEFLLKSQPKDEDGEEPSGDLYFNLGTAYESLQDFPRALEHFRKAVLLYKPTQLGSEADAHMKMGYCYVSMKDKARAAQCFQQAADCYMETQRLDMAAIALNEAANYMLQSQCYDSGHVLRILNEARMVCGQVTRKDLLGKLYNDVGLSYAQLKVFSLAVECFQMALPLCQEDEAGRHKEAVVLQNLGAAYNTLEQYQEGLEYHRRAASLHSLLGNRRAQGQCFGNLAYALSQLEEHESAGEYYLHSLQAFKDSDDVHGQWQACEGLGAARFRLGDPEKAVLYYKQALALLSKAKEDSGNAQERIVNKLTDALQYKLSVGRHHGGGLPSAPLRGFAGKVPGVKLMRHPSSVRQGYATMMHMPPQDAPHSQRPSRRLIHPPQPEEMYATIKTRATTRSNGQPYPENHTSDGAGEEEEEEDSDTLTVVTNAYSEDCEETDTGAAMCAANHPQANSNLNNTYLHPEPFYQNCALQDTQKSNHDYETLKLQTLTAERNVDASSNCLHVPIPEHVEKPRRSRLHSRMCNIM from the exons ATGGCTTCCGAGGACTTGCAGACGGAGCCACCAAACCCTGAAGACTCTGGGCCACCGCCGGAGTCTCGCCCTGTgaggaagaaaaagaagaaagtaACGGAGGAGATGAAACCATCCATGGAGAACGGTGGGAGGAAGGATGAGGACACCGCTGCTTCTCAGGCCGAGATAGAAGATCTGACCAAGACAGGACACAAGTCCTTGACTTCAGGGAACCTGGAGGTGGCCATGTCGTGTTTCAAGAGGGCCTTCCTATTGTCACTGAGCACAAAACAGAAAGCGGTCCAGAGGGCCTGTGCCTTTAACCTGGGCGCTGTGTACATAGAGACTGGGAAGCCGGAGAAGGGGTTGGAGTTCCTCCTTAAGTCCCAACCGAAGGATGAAGATGGAGAAGAACCCAGTGGAGACCTTTACTTCAACCTAGGCACGGCTTACGAATCCTTACAAGATTTCCCAAGGGCTCTAGAACATTTTAGGAAAGCGGTTCTCCTCTACAAACCAACACAGCTGGGCAGCGAGGCTGACGCTCACATGAAGATGGGGTACTGCTATGTCAGCATGAAGGACAAGGCCCGAGCTGCTCAGTGCTTCCAACAAGCTGCAGATTGCTACATGGAAACTCAGAGGCTGGATATGGCGGCCATAGCACTCAACGAGGCCGCTAACTACATGCTACAAAGCCAGTGCTACGACTCAGGACATGTCCTCCGGATACTCAATGAGGCCAGAATGGTGTGCGGGCAAGTCACCAGGAAAGACCTGCTGG GTAAGCTGTACAATGACGTGGGGCTGAGCTATGCCCAGCTGAAGGTCTTCTCGCTGGCAGTGGAGTGTTTCCAGATGGCGCTGCCGCTCTGCCAGGAGGATGAGGCGGGCAGACATAAGGAGGCGGTGGTGCTACAGAACCTGGGGGCCGCGTACAACACATTGGAGCAGTATCAGGAGGGGCTGGAGTATCACAGGAGGGCGGCATCATTACACA GTTTGCTGGGTAACCGCAGGGCGCAGGGACAGTGTTTTGGAAACTTGGCCTATGCTCTGAGTCAGCTGGAGGAGCACGAGTCCGCAGGAGAGTATTACCTGCACTCACTGCAGGCCTTCAAGGATTCAG ATGATGTCCATGGTCAGTGGCAGGCGTGTGAAGGACTCGGAGCTGCCAGATTCCGGCTGGGCGATCCCGAGAAGGCCGTCCTGTACTACAAGCAGGCTCTGGCCCTACTCTCCAAAGCCAAG GAAGACTCGGGCAACGCTCAGGAACGTATAGTGAACAAGCTGACCGATGCCCTCCAGTACAAGCTGTCTGTAGGTCGGCACCATGGGGGAGGACTACCCTCCGCTCCGCTG AGAGGTTTCGCTGGGAAGGTCCCTGGGGTAAAGCTCATGAGACATCCCTCAAGCGTGCGCCAGGGATATGCCACCATGATGCACATGCCTCCACAAGATGCCCCACA TTCTCAAAGACCGTCCAGAAGATTGATCCATCCGCCACAGCCTGAAGAGATGTATGCAACTATCAAAACCAGGGCTACCACCCGGAGCAACGGGCAGCCGTACCCAGAAAACCACACATCAG ATGgagccggagaggaggaggaggaggaggactccgACACCCTGACTGTGGTAACTAACGCCTACTCCGAGGACTGCGAGGAGACCGACACCGGAGCCGCCATGTGTGCTGCAAATCACCCGCAGGCCAACAG CAATCTGAATAATACCTACCTGCATCCAGAGCCTTTCTACCAGAACTGTGCcctgcaggatacacagaaaa GCAATCATGACTATGAGACGCTAAAGCTGCAGACACTGACAGCAGAGAG GAATGTGGATGCGTCCTCAAATTGTCTTCATGTACCCATACCAGAACATGTTGAAAAGCCAAGGAGATCCAGACTCCACTCCAGGATGTGTAACATCATGTGA
- the LOC140069345 gene encoding G patch domain-containing protein 4 — protein MDTSMGMKSRGLKFAEEQMLRHGWTEGKGLGKHEDGISKAIKVKVKCDTAGVGHNTAEQFTFHWWDHVFNKTASSISVEPDQDGVKVKKVSEEDAVVSSKKPRAAMLYGDKLYGRFIKAATLTSGGLEPVEKSSPSITSDSSEDEDSKLDLSSATKLSDEDLVKICGGRTAHKGARHGLTMNAKLSRIEEQERAFMEKYGKEKTKPQSSNSSSTEVNGEVGNFSKKKKQREEPNDNFNSEVTKKSKKKHKKGKCEDESNGHDQEHIPSTEEVMVVETLEEDEETTQPTKKKKKRKTTNDGGSNQEKEDKEQENIEEETEKSKKKKKKRETVDNEESMMVNGHTEDGDPIREEEDEEHGNSVEKSKSKKKKKKRIKDDPEELVKEEQHTECSEEERSRKPKSKRKGNEEHEEHLLESEEEGRSRTKKKKLREKESDLMEEEDTKVHKKRKKQKHREESA, from the exons GGAAAGGTCTTGGCAAACATGAGGACGGGATATCCAAAGCCATAAAGGTCAAAGTGAAGTGTGACACAGCCGGG GTGGGACATAACACGGCCGAGCAGTTCACCTTCCACTGGTGGGATCACGTCTTCAATAAAACCGCTTCCAGCATCTCTGTGGAGCCGGATCAG GATGGAGTAAAGGTCAAGAAGGTCTCGGAGGAGGATGCCGTCGTGTCCAGTAAGAAGCCTCGGGCGGCCATGCTCTATGGGGACAAGCTGTACGGACGCTTCATTAAG GCAGCCACGTTAACATCGGGTGGGTTGGAGCCAGTGGAAAAGTCATCTCCTTCCATCACCAGTGACAGTAGCGAAGATGAGGACTCGAAACTTGACTTATCATCTGCCACGAA GTTGTCGGATGAAGATCTTGTGAAGATCTGCGGGGGACGCACGGCTCACAA AGGGGCGAGGCATGGGCTGACGATGAACGCTAAACTCTCTAGGATTGAAGAGCAGGAAAGAGCATTTATGGAAAAGTACGGCAAGGAGAAAACAAAACCGCAGTCATCCAATTCGTCTTCTACAGAGGTCAACGGTGAAGTCGGGAACTTCAGTAAAAAGAAGAAACAGAGAGAAGAACCTAACGACAACTTCAATAGCGAAGTAACCAAGAAAAGTAAGAAGAAGCACAAAAAGGGGAAATGTGAAGACGAGTCCAATGGGCATGACCAAGAACATATTCCTTCTACGGAGGAGGTCATGGTCGTAGAAACGTTGGAAGAAGATGAGGAAACCACCCAACCcacaaagaagaaaaagaagaggaaGACCACTAATGATGGAGGTTCCAACCAAGAGAAGGAGGATAAAGAGCAGGAAAATATAGAAGAGGAGACGGAGAAGtccaagaagaagaaaaagaagagggAAACTGTAGACAACGAAGAGTCTATGATGGTCAATGGCCATACAGAAGATGGAGACCCCATccgtgaggaggaggatgaagaacaTGGAAATAGTGTAGAGAAGTCAAAGtccaaaaagaagaagaagaaaaggatAAAAGATGACCCTGAAGAATTAGTGAAGGAAGAACAACACACGGAATGTTCTGAGGAGGAACGGTCAAGAAAACCCAAAAGTAAGAGGAAGGGGAATGAGGAACATGAAGAACATCTTCTGGAATCCGAGGAAGAAGGAAGATCAAGGACGAAAAAGAAGAAACTTAGAGAAAAGGAGAGCGACTTAATGGAGGAGGAAGACACAAAAGTCCACAAGAAGAGAAAGAAGCAGAAGCACAGAGAAGAATCTGCGTAG